The DNA segment ATCGCATAGACCCCCTGATCCGCGCCTCGCTCGGGCTCTGAGCGAGGCCGCTCACTCTCCCGCAGGCCCGCCGGGAAGCGCGAAGGCCACCACGTAGTCCCCACTCGGCAGGCCCACCTTGCCGTGCCCACCAGCGGCTATGACCACGTACTGGCGCCCGTCCTCTCCCCGGTAGGTCATGGGCGTAGCGATGCCGGCGGCCGGAAGCGGCGCGCGCCACAGCTCCTCGCCCGACCCCAGGCTCAGCGCGCGGATACGTCCGTCCACCGAGGCGCCCATGAAGACGAGCCCGCCGGCGGTCACGATCGGGCCGCCGATCAGCGGCGCCCCCGTGTCCTCCGACAACCCCTCGATCGACCCGAACGGGCGCTCCCAGGCGACCAGGCCGGTGCTCAGGTCGACCGCGGTCACCACGCCCCACGGCGGCGGCGTGCACGGCGTGGCGCCCGGGGCGATCCAGGACCGGCGCATCATGCCGTACATGGCCCCCTCCTGGCGGGCGATCTCGAACGGGCGGCCGGCTTGGGCGTTGCGCGCGCGCGCCGGGGTCACGCTGTCCGCCGGGATCAGGCGCACCAGGGTGGCGTAGCGCAGCGTGGGTACGACGAGCAGTCCGCGTCCCGGATGGAACGCCGTGCTGCCCCAGTTGGTCCCGGCGCCGTTGCCCGGAAACTGGACGGTGATTTCCAGCGCGGGCGGGGTGAAGGCGCCGTCGTAGATGGCGCCTTCCGCCATCTCGCGGCAGACCCGCCGGATCTCCTCCGTTGGACCCCACGGGTTCCGGGGGTCCACCCCGGCGTCGTCGATCAGGGGCGCCGGCAGAAGGGGCACCGGCTGGGTGGACGCGGCGCGTTCGCCCGCGACGCTCGACGCGGGCACGTCTCGCTCCTCGACGCCGAACACCGGCCTGCCCGTGTCCCGGTCGAGGACGAACAGGAAGCCCGTCTTGGACGCCTGCACGACCACCGAACGTCCGCGGTGCTCCCCGGCCGGGATGTCGGCCAGCAGCGGCTGCGGCGCCACGTCGTAGTCGAAGAGGTCGTGGTGCACGGTCTGGAAGCCCCAGACGATCTCGCCGGTGCGCGCCCGCAGCGCCACGACCGAGTTCGCCCACTCGTTGGAGCCGCGGCGCAGCCCGCCGAAGAAGTCCGGGCTAGCGCTCCCCGTGGGCACGAACACCAGGCCCCGCTTCGGGTCCGCGCTGATGGTGGACCAGGCGTTCGCCGCGCCGGTGTGGCCCCCGTCCGGGGACACCCGCGCGATCGGCTCCCAACCCCACAGCAGCTCGCCCGTGCGCGCGTCGAACCCGCGCACCGATCCGTCGCCGGTGTCGGCGCGCCAGTTGTCGCCCATGGACGGGCCCACCACCACCACGCCGTCCACCACCGCGGGCGCCGACGTCACCTGGTAGTTGCCGCGCTCGTCGGCCGGGACGTCGGTCAGAGGGAACAGGTCCACCACGCCCCGGTCCCCGAACGCCTCGCAGCGCTCTCCGGTGCCCGCATCCAGCGCGATGAGGCGCGCGTCTATGGTCCCGTAGAAGATGCGCGCTGCGCACGCCACGAGGGGGTCGGCGCGCGGGTCGCGCCACGCCGAGACGCCGCGGGACGTGACCTCCGAGTAGCCGCGGTCGCGCGGCACGCCCGAGTCGTGACGCCACCGCTCCGCGCCCGTCACGGGGTCCAGCGAGAACACGGCGCCGAACGCGGTGGGCAGGTAGAGCGCGCCCTCGAAGTGGATGGGCGTGGCCTCGAAGGTCAGGTCGCCGCCGTCGCGAGCGTTCTGCCCGAGCTCCCCGGTGCGGAAGGTCCAGGCGACCTCCAGCTCGCCCACGTTTGTCGTGTCGATCAGCGTCAGCGGCGAGTAGCGCCGTCCCCCGGCGTCGCCGCCGTAGGCCGGCCAGTCGGACGGCGGCGCGGACGCGTGGACGGAGGCCGAGGCGGCGCCGCAGCCGGCCGCGAGCGGCAGGCAGAGGACGGCGGCCACGTGCCTGAGCGAAGCAGCTTTCATGTGGGCGGATCCCTGTGCTCGGAGTTCGGACGGCGAGCAGAGCCCGGCGCGGGCCGGGCACCACCGTCGGCGCGAGGAAACATTGACGCCGGGCCAGCCCGCGGTCCATCGCCGGGGGACGGCCGGGACTATGCGGGGGCGAGCGGGGAGCGCGGCGCTGTACTCGTCGGGCGACCCGCCCTACGATTTCGACATGGAAGCCGATCGCCCCCCCACCCGCGGGTTGCCCATCCGTCCGCCGCGGATCGTCATCGCCGTGGCGGCGGTCGTAATCCTTCTCGAAAGCGGCCTGCGTTTCTCCTACAAGTACCTGGAAAAGCTGGCATTCAGATCGGACGTCAGTCCCCTGCCCGATCTCATCAACGAGCTGACGGGCGGGTTGGGCGCGTTCGTGCTGTTCCTGGCGCTGATCTACCCCCTGTGCGTGCGCTTCGCGCTGCGCCGGGGAGAGCTGCGCGGCCGGATCCCGCTGCACGGCGCCGGGGTCGTCGTCTACTCGGCCCTGCACACGTCCTTCAACGCGATCAGTCGGGAGCTGGCGTACCCGCTCTTCGGCATGGATTTCGACTACGGCTCGCTGTCCGTACGCTTCCCGATGGAGTTCGCCGGTGACGTCTTC comes from the Gemmatimonadota bacterium genome and includes:
- a CDS encoding pyrroloquinoline quinone-dependent dehydrogenase yields the protein MKAASLRHVAAVLCLPLAAGCGAASASVHASAPPSDWPAYGGDAGGRRYSPLTLIDTTNVGELEVAWTFRTGELGQNARDGGDLTFEATPIHFEGALYLPTAFGAVFSLDPVTGAERWRHDSGVPRDRGYSEVTSRGVSAWRDPRADPLVACAARIFYGTIDARLIALDAGTGERCEAFGDRGVVDLFPLTDVPADERGNYQVTSAPAVVDGVVVVGPSMGDNWRADTGDGSVRGFDARTGELLWGWEPIARVSPDGGHTGAANAWSTISADPKRGLVFVPTGSASPDFFGGLRRGSNEWANSVVALRARTGEIVWGFQTVHHDLFDYDVAPQPLLADIPAGEHRGRSVVVQASKTGFLFVLDRDTGRPVFGVEERDVPASSVAGERAASTQPVPLLPAPLIDDAGVDPRNPWGPTEEIRRVCREMAEGAIYDGAFTPPALEITVQFPGNGAGTNWGSTAFHPGRGLLVVPTLRYATLVRLIPADSVTPARARNAQAGRPFEIARQEGAMYGMMRRSWIAPGATPCTPPPWGVVTAVDLSTGLVAWERPFGSIEGLSEDTGAPLIGGPIVTAGGLVFMGASVDGRIRALSLGSGEELWRAPLPAAGIATPMTYRGEDGRQYVVIAAGGHGKVGLPSGDYVVAFALPGGPAGE